One Maribacter cobaltidurans genomic window carries:
- a CDS encoding ion channel: MKRFKKEKYDDLGLDTKSPSNGYRALNKDGTFNVRKENVSFFERMNIFHSVVSMPWLQFFLILGLGYFIINIVFASLYLIIGTEHLTGIYGTTKIDQFIEAFFFSAQTITTLGYGQIAPLNLAANIVAATESLLGLLLFALATGLMYGRFSKPFATIKYSTVAVIAPYNEINGFMFRVVNPKSNQLLEVEVNVNLSIKRENSDLRDFYSLELERSKVVFFPTMWTIVHPISQNSPIYGLKKENLLEKDAEFIVVIKAFDESFSQSVYSRSSYKAEEIKWGEKFAYLAKRDESGISIDVGRIDETFAVDLN; the protein is encoded by the coding sequence TTGAAACGTTTTAAGAAAGAAAAATACGATGATCTTGGTCTTGATACCAAATCTCCTTCCAATGGGTATAGGGCTCTTAACAAAGACGGTACGTTTAACGTTAGAAAAGAGAATGTATCCTTTTTTGAGAGGATGAATATTTTCCATTCCGTGGTTTCCATGCCATGGCTTCAATTCTTCCTGATTCTTGGACTAGGGTATTTCATCATTAATATTGTATTTGCTTCCCTTTACCTAATTATTGGTACAGAGCATCTCACCGGGATATATGGGACCACCAAAATAGACCAGTTCATAGAGGCCTTCTTTTTTAGTGCCCAGACCATTACCACCTTAGGTTATGGTCAAATAGCCCCATTGAACTTGGCCGCCAATATTGTCGCAGCTACAGAATCGCTTTTGGGCCTGCTTTTGTTTGCTCTGGCAACAGGTCTTATGTATGGTAGATTTTCCAAACCCTTTGCTACCATTAAATATAGTACCGTAGCTGTTATTGCCCCATATAACGAGATCAACGGATTCATGTTTAGGGTAGTCAATCCAAAGAGCAATCAATTATTGGAGGTTGAAGTGAACGTAAACCTTTCCATAAAAAGAGAAAATTCGGATTTACGTGATTTCTACTCTTTGGAGCTAGAACGTTCTAAGGTTGTTTTCTTTCCGACCATGTGGACGATTGTGCATCCTATTTCGCAAAATAGTCCCATATATGGGCTGAAAAAGGAGAATCTTCTTGAAAAAGATGCTGAATTTATTGTGGTTATAAAAGCATTCGATGAGTCCTTTTCCCAATCGGTCTACTCCCGTTCCTCCTATAAGGCTGAAGAAATTAAGTGGGGAGAGAAGTTCGCTTATCTAGCAAAAAGGGATGAATCGGGAATATCCATAGACGTTGGTAGAATTGACGAAACCTTTGCGGTGGATTTGAATTGA
- the kbl gene encoding glycine C-acetyltransferase, producing MYGKIKEHLQQELEQIKEDGLYKKERIIVSPQDAVIKISTGEEVINFCANNYLGLSSHPDVIQAAKDTMDTHGFGMSSVRFICGTQDIHKELERKIAQFYGTEDTILYAAAFDANGGVFEPLLGPEDAIISDSLNHASIIDGVRLCKAQRYRYANSDMDDLEKQLKKANENEARFKIIVTDGVFSMDGLVAPLDKICDLAEAYDAMVMIDECHATGFIGPKGIGTLEEKNVLGRIDIITGTLGKALGGAMGGYTTGKKEIIEILRQRSRPYLFSNSLAPAIVGASIKVFDMLANDTSLRDKLQSNTEYFKAGMKKAGFDIIDGDSAIVPVMLYDAKLSQEMAEKLLEEGIYVIGFFYPVVPKGKARIRVQLSAAHEKRHLDAAINAFIKVGKELNIV from the coding sequence ATGTACGGAAAAATAAAAGAACATTTACAACAGGAGTTGGAACAGATAAAGGAAGACGGTCTTTACAAAAAAGAACGCATTATCGTTTCTCCCCAGGACGCCGTTATAAAAATTTCGACCGGCGAAGAAGTGATTAACTTTTGTGCCAATAATTACTTAGGGCTATCCTCGCATCCAGACGTCATACAGGCGGCCAAGGATACCATGGACACACATGGATTTGGAATGTCCTCCGTAAGGTTTATCTGTGGCACCCAGGACATTCATAAAGAACTGGAGCGAAAAATTGCGCAATTCTATGGTACAGAAGATACCATATTATATGCAGCGGCCTTTGATGCTAACGGTGGAGTATTTGAACCGCTACTGGGCCCAGAAGATGCCATAATATCCGATTCATTAAACCATGCGTCCATAATTGACGGGGTGAGACTGTGTAAAGCTCAAAGGTACCGATACGCCAATAGTGATATGGATGACCTTGAAAAACAGCTAAAAAAAGCCAACGAGAATGAAGCTCGATTTAAAATAATTGTCACGGATGGTGTTTTCTCCATGGACGGTCTGGTAGCACCATTGGACAAGATATGTGATTTGGCCGAAGCATATGATGCAATGGTTATGATTGATGAGTGCCACGCTACCGGCTTTATAGGTCCAAAAGGTATCGGGACTTTAGAGGAAAAAAATGTCTTGGGAAGAATCGATATCATAACGGGCACCTTAGGAAAGGCATTGGGCGGTGCCATGGGCGGGTACACCACAGGTAAAAAGGAAATTATCGAAATCTTAAGACAACGTTCAAGACCTTACTTGTTTTCAAATTCCTTGGCACCGGCAATTGTTGGGGCCTCTATTAAGGTATTTGACATGTTGGCCAACGATACTTCCCTGCGCGACAAGTTGCAATCAAACACCGAGTATTTCAAGGCCGGAATGAAAAAAGCCGGGTTTGATATTATTGATGGGGATTCGGCTATTGTTCCGGTAATGCTCTATGATGCGAAGCTCTCTCAAGAAATGGCAGAAAAACTATTGGAAGAGGGTATTTATGTAATAGGTTTCTTTTACCCCGTTGTTCCAAAAGGAAAGGCAAGAATAAGAGTACAGCTATCCGCTGCTCATGAGAAAAGGCATTTAGATGCTGCAATTAATGCCTTTATTAAAGTTGGAAAGGAGTTGAATATCGTTTAA
- a CDS encoding OmpA family protein, which yields MKHLSKLLVVVLLVVGFNNVQAQDENNPWQVQFGANAIDVYPTGDVSSFGNEFFNVNDHWNILPSISYVGVSKSVGDGFSIGARGSLNKISKLGDVSVDDLSHYAIDGTIKYNLTKETVIQPFIEVGGGYTWVDEIGAGTVNGGLGINLWFTENLGLTLQSTYKHAFEDYGVKHFQHLAGISVKFGGTDTDGDGIYDKDDACPEVAGLEAFNGCPDADGDGIEDSKDSCPNEAGSKEMNGCPDADGDGVADKDDACPNEAGLAALAGCPDADSDGVADKDDECPNEAGPSENNGCPWPDTDGDGVLDKDDQCPDVAGTVANAGCPEVTEEVQKQLNDYARTILFDTGKSTIKAESTSVMVDIIQILNEYPNAKFTVEGHTDSVGSAKLNQSLSESRALSVKEFLVDKGIEEFRLSAIGYGKDKPIATNNTRAGRAQNRRVEINLVK from the coding sequence ATGAAACATCTTAGCAAATTATTGGTTGTTGTCCTACTTGTTGTAGGTTTTAACAACGTACAAGCGCAAGACGAGAATAATCCTTGGCAAGTGCAGTTCGGTGCTAACGCCATCGATGTATACCCTACTGGGGACGTTAGTTCTTTTGGGAATGAATTCTTCAATGTAAACGATCACTGGAACATTCTTCCTTCTATTTCTTATGTAGGGGTATCTAAAAGTGTTGGCGATGGTTTTTCCATAGGGGCTAGAGGTTCCTTAAACAAAATCAGCAAATTGGGCGACGTTAGCGTTGATGATCTATCTCATTATGCTATAGATGGTACAATAAAATATAACCTAACTAAAGAAACCGTAATCCAACCTTTCATTGAAGTAGGTGGTGGTTATACTTGGGTTGATGAAATTGGTGCAGGTACCGTAAACGGTGGTTTGGGTATTAACCTCTGGTTTACTGAAAACCTTGGACTTACTCTACAATCTACTTACAAGCACGCTTTCGAAGATTATGGTGTAAAACATTTTCAACACTTAGCTGGTATCTCGGTTAAATTTGGTGGTACCGATACTGACGGTGACGGTATTTATGACAAAGATGATGCTTGTCCAGAAGTTGCTGGTCTAGAGGCGTTCAACGGATGTCCAGATGCTGACGGTGATGGTATCGAAGATAGCAAGGATAGCTGTCCTAACGAAGCTGGTTCTAAAGAAATGAACGGATGTCCAGATGCTGACGGTGATGGCGTTGCCGATAAAGATGATGCTTGTCCAAACGAAGCTGGTCTAGCTGCTTTAGCTGGTTGTCCAGATGCAGATAGCGATGGTGTTGCCGATAAAGATGACGAGTGTCCAAACGAAGCTGGTCCATCTGAAAACAATGGTTGTCCATGGCCTGATACTGACGGTGATGGTGTTCTTGACAAAGACGATCAATGTCCAGATGTTGCTGGTACAGTTGCTAACGCTGGATGTCCAGAGGTTACTGAAGAAGTTCAAAAGCAATTGAACGACTACGCTAGAACTATTTTGTTCGACACAGGTAAGTCTACTATCAAAGCTGAGTCTACTTCCGTAATGGTTGATATCATCCAAATCTTGAATGAATATCCTAATGCTAAATTTACTGTTGAAGGACACACTGATAGTGTTGGTAGTGCTAAATTGAACCAAAGTCTTTCCGAGTCAAGAGCTCTTTCAGTAAAAGAATTCTTGGTTGATAAAGGAATCGAAGAGTTCAGATTGTCAGCTATTGGATATGGTAAAGACAAGCCTATCGCTACAAACAACACAAGAGCTGGTAGAGCACAAAACAGAAGGGTAGAAATTAACTTAGTAAAATAA
- a CDS encoding universal stress protein has protein sequence MKNILVPIGTSPDATETLQYAVDFATDFGAQVYVMEVFNITSKAGTLANVTEKVAESGKERLKGVIGQIDSKNIEIKIASYKGELVDGLKEIDKELGIDLIILAPRSNDIQEEVYLGYTSGKIVKQTNIPTLVVPKGTSYKPFHNILVAFKSGILKRKRILNPLITIAEKHRTEVNLLLVKTPGYSDDDLKINTALLDISSQLTITENATTYLGVLEHFQSKHPELLCVFRRKRGFFKKLWEKSTILKSEFSVPIPVLILSTKKD, from the coding sequence ATGAAGAATATCCTTGTTCCCATAGGCACATCACCGGACGCTACAGAAACCTTACAATATGCCGTAGACTTTGCAACCGATTTTGGTGCGCAGGTCTATGTGATGGAAGTTTTTAATATCACCTCAAAAGCGGGAACGTTGGCCAATGTTACCGAAAAGGTAGCGGAAAGCGGAAAAGAACGATTAAAGGGTGTAATCGGTCAAATCGACTCCAAGAATATTGAGATTAAAATAGCTTCCTACAAGGGTGAGTTGGTGGATGGTCTTAAAGAAATAGACAAGGAATTGGGCATAGACTTGATTATACTGGCCCCTAGAAGTAACGATATTCAAGAGGAAGTGTATCTAGGGTATACTTCCGGAAAAATTGTAAAACAGACCAATATACCAACTCTTGTAGTTCCTAAGGGCACTTCATATAAACCTTTTCATAATATTTTAGTTGCCTTTAAATCAGGGATACTTAAGCGTAAGAGAATTTTAAATCCATTGATAACTATTGCTGAAAAGCATAGGACAGAGGTTAACTTATTGCTGGTTAAAACTCCCGGCTACTCTGATGATGATCTAAAAATAAACACGGCATTATTGGACATTAGCTCACAGCTGACCATAACAGAAAATGCAACAACGTATTTAGGGGTATTGGAGCATTTTCAATCCAAACACCCAGAACTACTGTGTGTCTTTAGAAGAAAACGGGGCTTCTTTAAAAAGCTTTGGGAGAAAAGCACAATTTTAAAATCGGAGTTCTCTGTTCCCATTCCGGTATTGATCTTGAGCACAAAGAAAGATTAA
- a CDS encoding PD-(D/E)XK nuclease family protein → MRSFFIFTYMVSFLEDVIKELYNDQVDIGKSIYVLPSKRAGTFLKKVLSKKVGKTMISPDIYSIEEFVEKISGLSYATQTQQLFELYKSYLQVGTYEKESFESFLSWGQTLIQDINEIDRYLVDASSLLSGLAAIQEVNHWSHGDKKTSLMKNYLHFWNQLYHIYIAFNSNLLKNNLGHQGLVYRKASEKIQEYIDLEKRVHVFIGFNALNTSESTIIQAILNDSISKIYWDLDEYFLKDQLHDAGLFIRKHKTSWKHFEANPIKGISQHYNQNKDLRVIGTPKNIAQTKFVGDLIENIQKENPGQLKDTAIILGDESLLNPLLNSLPNTITSVNITMGQKLELSGIATFFLGFIELHIAKSNRGWFYKDFTAFVHNPFTAMLLKQYNINAGELISHIFLKNWVYISNKELSRFPEANQEAISRLFFNYETPTQFVEKCSTLIQILKIILEKENNYLALEQLYKIHTLFNQIKELTHEFEYLNSLKGLKVLFRQLIASETMDFQGDPLEGLQIMGMLESRNLDFETVILTSVNEGILPSGKSNNSFIPFDLKIEFGLPTYKEKDAVYTYHFYRLMQRAKNIYLIYNTEPDVLEGGEKSRLITQILTDENRTDVIEKIATPKIQDITISQKIVDKSPSLMELLYSYAHNGFSPSSLSNYIRNPIDFYKQNLLGIQDTEEVEENIAANTMGTIIHDTLEELYTPFMDKEIDRNQLIKAKESVESLVHKNFQKTYLDGAYDSGKNLIVFNVVIRYIHDFLDKEIMELLHHNVKIIGLEKKLNVQVSLPNVNRNVVLKGKLDRIDVFDGIIRIIDYKTGKVEKRHLEIVDWENLIASQDYSKAFQLLCYSYMFLSDNTIENINAGIFSIKNLKEGLILFSKKSSPRDTKKNPIINKEVVLEFEKLLHKLIEEILNPKIPFIEKEV, encoded by the coding sequence ATGCGGAGCTTTTTTATTTTTACATATATGGTAAGTTTTTTGGAAGATGTCATTAAAGAGCTATACAACGATCAAGTTGATATAGGAAAAAGTATATACGTGCTTCCAAGTAAGAGAGCTGGAACCTTTCTAAAAAAAGTACTCTCAAAAAAAGTAGGTAAAACAATGATCTCACCGGACATATACAGCATAGAGGAGTTCGTTGAAAAAATATCCGGTTTATCCTATGCTACCCAAACACAACAATTATTTGAATTATATAAATCCTATCTGCAAGTTGGTACTTATGAAAAAGAATCATTTGAATCCTTTTTAAGTTGGGGGCAAACCCTAATTCAGGACATTAATGAAATAGATAGGTATCTTGTAGATGCCTCTTCCCTATTATCAGGGTTAGCGGCCATACAAGAAGTTAACCATTGGTCCCACGGAGATAAAAAAACCTCCTTAATGAAGAATTATCTTCACTTCTGGAATCAATTGTACCATATTTACATTGCGTTTAATTCTAATCTTTTAAAAAATAATCTTGGGCATCAAGGTTTGGTATACAGAAAAGCCTCCGAAAAGATTCAAGAGTATATTGATTTAGAAAAAAGAGTACATGTATTTATTGGATTCAATGCTCTAAACACCTCAGAAAGTACCATTATACAAGCCATTCTGAATGATTCTATTTCAAAAATATATTGGGACCTTGACGAATACTTTCTCAAGGACCAGCTTCACGATGCCGGACTTTTCATAAGGAAACACAAAACTTCTTGGAAACATTTCGAAGCAAATCCAATCAAAGGTATTAGCCAACATTACAACCAAAATAAGGATCTTAGGGTTATAGGTACTCCAAAAAACATCGCACAAACCAAATTTGTGGGCGACCTAATAGAAAATATCCAAAAAGAAAATCCAGGTCAATTGAAAGATACGGCTATTATACTGGGTGATGAAAGTTTGTTGAATCCATTATTGAATAGCCTTCCAAATACCATTACCTCGGTAAACATAACCATGGGGCAAAAATTGGAACTATCTGGGATAGCCACATTTTTCTTGGGCTTTATTGAATTACACATTGCCAAAAGCAATAGAGGTTGGTTTTATAAGGATTTCACAGCATTTGTACATAACCCATTTACCGCAATGCTGTTGAAACAATACAATATTAATGCTGGTGAATTGATTTCCCACATATTTTTAAAGAATTGGGTCTATATATCAAACAAGGAGCTATCAAGATTCCCTGAAGCCAACCAGGAAGCAATCTCAAGGCTGTTTTTCAACTACGAAACACCTACTCAATTTGTTGAAAAGTGTTCGACATTGATACAGATTTTAAAAATAATCTTGGAAAAAGAAAATAATTATTTGGCTCTTGAACAGCTTTATAAAATTCATACGCTTTTTAATCAGATAAAGGAATTGACCCATGAATTTGAATATTTAAATTCCCTTAAGGGCCTAAAGGTTTTATTTCGTCAGTTGATTGCATCGGAGACAATGGATTTTCAAGGAGATCCCTTGGAAGGTCTCCAAATTATGGGGATGTTGGAAAGTAGGAACCTTGATTTTGAAACGGTAATCCTCACTTCCGTTAACGAAGGAATTTTACCCTCAGGTAAATCCAACAACTCCTTTATTCCCTTCGATTTGAAGATAGAATTCGGATTACCTACTTATAAGGAGAAAGATGCTGTTTATACCTATCATTTTTACAGGTTGATGCAACGTGCCAAAAATATATATCTCATTTATAATACCGAACCCGATGTACTTGAAGGTGGGGAAAAAAGTAGACTTATTACCCAAATTCTAACAGATGAAAATAGGACCGATGTTATTGAGAAAATTGCGACTCCTAAAATTCAAGACATAACCATTTCCCAAAAAATTGTGGATAAGAGTCCCAGTCTTATGGAACTGTTATACAGCTATGCCCACAACGGTTTTTCTCCTAGCTCCTTAAGTAATTATATTAGAAACCCCATAGATTTTTACAAACAAAACCTTTTAGGTATTCAGGATACAGAGGAAGTGGAGGAAAATATAGCGGCCAACACTATGGGAACCATTATCCACGATACGCTTGAAGAACTCTATACTCCCTTTATGGATAAGGAAATTGATAGAAACCAACTTATAAAGGCAAAGGAATCCGTTGAATCTTTAGTCCATAAAAACTTTCAAAAAACATATCTTGATGGTGCCTATGACAGCGGTAAAAACCTAATTGTTTTTAACGTAGTCATTAGATATATCCATGATTTTTTGGATAAGGAAATTATGGAGTTACTACATCACAATGTCAAAATAATTGGATTGGAGAAAAAGCTTAATGTACAGGTATCTCTTCCCAACGTCAACAGAAACGTGGTTCTTAAAGGAAAACTTGACCGTATCGATGTATTTGATGGAATCATCAGAATTATAGACTACAAAACCGGTAAAGTGGAGAAAAGGCACCTGGAAATAGTTGACTGGGAAAATCTCATAGCATCCCAAGATTACAGCAAGGCTTTTCAATTACTCTGTTATTCCTATATGTTCCTCAGTGATAACACTATTGAAAATATAAACGCCGGAATATTCAGTATAAAAAATTTGAAAGAGGGATTAATATTATTTTCTAAAAAATCATCCCCCAGGGATACAAAAAAGAACCCGATTATTAATAAAGAGGTTGTTCTGGAATTTGAAAAATTACTCCATAAATTAATTGAAGAAATTCTAAACCCAAAAATACCCTTTATAGAAAAAGAAGTGTGA
- a CDS encoding SDR family oxidoreductase has product MENLKDKVAYITGGTKGIGLGVAKTLLDNGMKVVISGRSDASIQEGLKSLNDENAMGVVSDVSKIEDEMNAVNQIAAKWGQLDVVLANAGVGNFAPIDEMTEVQWHQMIDTNLNGVFHTLKASIEELKKSKGYYMTLASLAGTNFFPSGAGYNASKFGVVGFTQAAMLDLRKYDVKVTTIMPGSVATHFNNHVPDDSDAWKIQPEDIGQLVLDLLKMHSRTLPSKIEVRPTRPDKK; this is encoded by the coding sequence ATGGAGAACTTAAAAGATAAAGTGGCCTACATAACCGGTGGAACGAAGGGAATAGGGTTAGGGGTTGCCAAAACCCTGTTGGACAATGGAATGAAAGTGGTTATCAGCGGAAGGTCGGATGCCAGTATACAAGAAGGACTTAAGAGTTTGAACGATGAGAACGCCATGGGTGTAGTATCCGATGTTAGTAAAATCGAGGATGAAATGAACGCTGTTAACCAAATCGCTGCTAAATGGGGACAACTGGATGTAGTTTTGGCTAACGCCGGAGTGGGTAATTTTGCGCCAATTGATGAAATGACCGAGGTTCAGTGGCATCAAATGATAGATACCAACTTAAACGGCGTGTTCCATACTTTAAAGGCTTCCATTGAAGAACTTAAAAAATCGAAAGGATACTACATGACCTTGGCCAGTTTGGCGGGTACCAATTTTTTCCCATCGGGGGCGGGTTACAATGCCTCTAAATTTGGGGTAGTTGGTTTTACCCAAGCCGCTATGCTGGATTTGCGCAAGTATGATGTGAAGGTAACCACCATTATGCCCGGATCTGTTGCAACCCATTTCAATAATCATGTTCCCGATGATTCTGATGCATGGAAGATACAGCCAGAGGATATCGGGCAACTTGTATTGGATCTTCTAAAAATGCACTCAAGAACACTGCCCAGTAAAATTGAGGTGAGACCAACTAGACCGGATAAAAAGTAA
- a CDS encoding sugar porter family MFS transporter: MNKIVLWSITAALAGFLFGFDTVVISGADKKLQLLWDSSDSFHGWVVISSALWGTVLGAIFAGIPTDKWGRKNTLIAIGLLYSISAIGSALSNDPITFAFFRFIGGIGVGVSTIAAPAYISEISPANKRGKLVGFYQFSLVFGILIAFLSNFLLSGIGENDWRWMVGVEAFPAIIYTIFILSVPKSPRWLLMKGKTEEAGKILQIINPNRSVADMIEEIQKNNVRPESHEHIFMKKYRFPLILAFLIAFFNQTSGINAFLYYAPRIFEEAGLGESTALLSSVGIGVTNMIFTLIGINLIDRLGRRQLMYIGSIGYIISLSLVACAFFFKWEGMAVPMFLFIFIASHAIGQGTIIWVFISEIFPNHLRGSGQSFGSSVHWILAASIPAAVPFLFSSIGAGTVFAFFAFMMVLQLLFVRFMMPETKGISLEELSKIIIAKK, translated from the coding sequence ATGAACAAAATTGTACTTTGGTCCATAACGGCTGCCCTTGCAGGGTTTTTATTTGGTTTTGATACTGTTGTAATTTCTGGTGCTGACAAAAAATTACAACTACTTTGGGATAGCTCGGACTCTTTCCACGGTTGGGTGGTAATTTCAAGTGCCCTTTGGGGTACGGTCCTAGGGGCAATCTTTGCAGGGATTCCAACGGATAAATGGGGAAGAAAAAATACCCTTATAGCCATAGGGTTATTGTACAGTATATCGGCAATTGGATCCGCATTGTCCAATGATCCTATAACCTTTGCCTTTTTTAGGTTCATAGGAGGAATTGGTGTTGGGGTTTCCACGATTGCGGCCCCTGCCTATATTTCAGAAATCTCACCGGCAAACAAAAGAGGCAAGCTCGTCGGCTTTTATCAGTTTAGTCTTGTCTTCGGAATACTAATTGCATTTTTGTCAAACTTCTTATTAAGTGGAATCGGTGAGAACGATTGGCGATGGATGGTAGGCGTAGAGGCATTCCCTGCTATTATATACACAATATTTATATTGTCCGTCCCCAAGAGTCCAAGATGGTTATTGATGAAGGGCAAAACGGAGGAAGCAGGGAAAATACTTCAAATTATAAACCCCAACAGAAGCGTAGCCGATATGATTGAGGAAATTCAAAAAAATAATGTGAGGCCCGAAAGTCATGAACATATTTTCATGAAAAAATATCGATTCCCGCTAATTCTAGCTTTTCTTATTGCCTTTTTTAATCAAACCTCTGGAATTAATGCATTTTTATATTACGCCCCTAGAATATTCGAGGAAGCCGGCCTTGGTGAAAGCACGGCGCTTCTCAGCAGTGTTGGGATAGGAGTGACCAATATGATATTTACATTGATAGGCATTAACCTTATTGATCGTTTGGGACGAAGGCAATTGATGTACATTGGTTCCATTGGCTATATAATTTCCCTTTCATTAGTGGCCTGTGCCTTTTTCTTTAAATGGGAAGGCATGGCGGTTCCCATGTTCCTTTTCATTTTTATAGCTTCCCATGCCATTGGCCAAGGAACCATCATCTGGGTTTTCATTTCGGAGATTTTTCCCAATCATTTGAGGGGAAGTGGTCAGTCCTTTGGATCTTCCGTACATTGGATTTTGGCGGCATCAATTCCGGCGGCAGTACCATTCCTTTTCTCCAGTATAGGTGCAGGAACGGTATTTGCCTTTTTCGCTTTTATGATGGTTTTACAGCTCCTTTTCGTACGATTCATGATGCCGGAAACAAAAGGCATTTCCTTGGAGGAATTAAGCAAGATCATTATCGCAAAAAAATGA